The sequence GCATTCAATAGTGTATGATGCAAAGCTGCAAATCCTCGCAAACCACAAGCCTACAAATTTAAGTGAATTGGCATTGTACTACTTATagcaattaatgaattaaataaattgctTTAATGAATTTAAGGTCACAAATGAGTGCTGAAAACGAGTTACTTAAGGTTCAATGTTTAATTTTTGTAATTTCTAACGATCATGGGTCAGAGATTCTGATTGATTCTTGAGCAAGTTCTGCAAAAATTGCAGAGGTGTAGGAAACTCTGTCAGTCTCTGTCAGACTCAGAGAGTTTTCTGAGTCGAACCAGTGAATTTCTTCTGCTGGCTCGACTTGAGACCTTGTGAGTCCACCTAAGTTTCATTGAGCTTGACCTGGAGTTCTGACATTGGTACCTCTCTTCTCCTCAATATGCTATTTATTGTAATGTCTCGTGAATTTAAACCTTTAAAAgattttattgatttcaaaaaatCACATAGCATGTTCCTCTAGATCCATCCATAATGGTCATGGCCCATGTCATTATAATATTGCTGATCACTGGCGTTATGATATGTTGAGGTTGCAACTTATTACCACTCTTTGGTCAAACCGATTGCTACACCAACATTCATGTCATCTGTTACATCACTGCTGACATGCTTGGAATTATACATCATGTGACCACCCACGATGCCTGTTGCTGTGCATGTTTGGTTGCAATGTTGTTCTTTCTGTCAATTCACAATATGAGGATGTCTACATAAATATGGAAGATTTCTACAAGTATTATTGGGCTTATTTTGCTTCATTTATGGCTATCTTACATGCTTTCCTGTCTGGTTGTTAGTGGAAAACTATGTCGTATAGTTAATTATTCATGGCAAGGGCTGAAATAGATgcacttctttcaagcattaacaGGCAATAAGGGAGTCTTCTTGTACCTTATTATAATTTGGGAAATTTCTTCGCTGGCTTTGGAAGTTTATCCATTCTgagttttaaaattcaaaatagaagCTTGAGCTGAGATCTGCCGAGTTTCAGAGAGTTATTTAGTGCAGTATACACGATCTACTTTTTAGGAATACTGTTGATTCAATTGGATTATCCTCACACTTGCACTTTTCAAAACTTCATCTGCTTGTACTACTTGCTATATGAGATTCTTCTCTGCTTCTCGACGTATAGCATCTGTTAAATGACTTTTAATACAATTCAGTACATTCTTCCAGGGGTGGGGATCAAACGACTtttatttgacattttttattCAACTTTGAATTATTTCATTAAGGTACAGAAACGCTTGACCTGTGAATGGGAAAGGGAAATGCTCTAATGTTAAGAGTAAGGAGGAAGAAGTATAATTTTTCTGAGAGAATATTTGGGTTTTATTTCATTCAAGTGCCTTTGCATGCTTCCTCCATAACTTTGTTTTCTATTTCTATATCTTCAGTCCTATCCACTAAATACAAGTTACTTAACCTTCTAAATTTTCTCTTAGCTAGGGCTTGCaattatttgaaaatattcaacGTGCATTCTTAGAGTCTAATCCAATTGGTTTTCTTGCAACAGGTTTGCTGTGTACATTAACGAGGGAAAAAGAATTCAGATTTCTGAGAAGTAATATAAAGCTCAAGCTTGACTGAATCAGTTGCATAGATTATGCCAAAATCATAGAAGATTAGTTGCTAAAATCAGCAGAAAATGGTTTTTCTGATATAGTCAGTGGCAGATAAGTTTCTACTATTTGTAATTTGTAGAAATCTACGATATGGCACGAGGACCGCCAATTCCTAAACTTCTAGCTAGTAGACTCTCATGCATTAGAAATGGCCAGATGGTGCTTCGTGATATTAATATGACTATGCATAATGGAGGTGGAATGATATTAACAGGGCCAAATGGTTCTGGGAAAACTACATTTTTGCGTGTTTTAACAGGATTTCTAAAACCTAGTGCCGGGCATCTGTTATGGAATGGCCATGATGTGACAAACTCTAGTATCTATGAGCTATATAAAGTAGAACTGCATTGGGTGGGTCTTAAGGATGCGATCAAGAATAAATTAAGTGTTGTAGATAATGTTGAATTTTGGGAAACATTGGAAGGTAAAAGTGGGAGGTCACGTAAGGCATTGGAATTCATGGGTTTGGGACATGTCATGAATGAACCAGCTCAGGTGTTATCTGTGGGCCAGCGTAAAAGGGTGCAGTTGGCTCGATTACTTGCAATTCCTCGTCCAATCTGGCTCTTAGATGAACCTTCCGTTGGACTTGATAAGGATGGAGTGCAAAAACTGGAGTACATAATGGAAGAACATCGCAGGAAGGGTGGAATGGTTTTTGTTGCTACACACGTTCCAATTAAGCTTAAAGATGCTATGCATTTGCAATTTCCGCCAAGAATTTTAAAGTCTAAAACTTATATGGACCTTATGTGAAGAATTTTCTTTCTAAATTAAGGTAATCTGTCTGTTTGCAGAAGTAGAAACATATAACAAATCTGTCTAGCTACAACAATTTCATGCATTTCAATTGTTTTTAGGCTGAAGATATGTTTATTGGATACAATATGTTTTACATTTCTTGCAAGTCATTAATATGTAGTATTTTAGATTTAGCTTTGAAATGTTATTAAGGATTAAAGCGCTCAGAGAGACCCAAGAAGGCCTATTTCATGCCTGCCAAGAATTTTAAAGTCTAAAACTTATATGGACCTTATGTGAAGAATTTTCTTTCTAAAGTAGAAACATATAACAAATCTGTCTAGCTACAACAATTTCATGCATTTCAATTGTTTATAGGCTGAAgatatggttattggatacaataTGTTTTACATTTCTTGCAAGTCATTAAGATGTAGTAGTTTAGATTTAGCTTTGAAATGTTATTAAGGATTAAAGCGCTAAGAGAGACCCAAGAAGGCCTATTTCATGCCTGCCATGTGTGAACTTCAAAGTATTAAATTCTTGCATTTCGTGGTTTGTTGCAGTTTCAAAATTTTATTGGCATGTTCAATGGTTTAAATTTGTCACTATGCAGCCGAAACACCAAATCTTCAAatcaatcaaaaatttgaaaaaatgtggctaaCACATTCATCATTTCATGACCTTGTTGAGACATGATGGACTTTAGCCCTTGATTTGCAAAAGTCAACCAATAGTGAAGAACAGATTTTAAAAATAGGCTTGGACTCAAAGCTGGCCATAAAAGAATTCGTGGCAGTCCTGGAGCTAACAGTTATCCAAATGAATATAGTGACTACCAGAGACAGCAAAAAGCTGAACATGTACTAAAAGGAGATTTCAaacttttctttttccacaaatcaGATATAAAGAGACAACTCATCAATGGGCAAGCAGAGATATACTGGAGGATGAAAGAATAGTACTGAACAGCAAGAAATAACCAAGCATGCTACCAATTTCTTCAAAACCTTTCAGACAGCAGTGAATGACGAATAGGAAGTTGGAAAGATGGCTAAAGGAAACCTTCTCAACTACTATCTTAGAATAAAACACAGTAAGAGAAGGATAGACAAATGAAGTTAACTAAACAAGACAACCCAAAAAGACAAAATTAAATAACTCTATTAACTTGGAGAAATCACCCTTGCCAGACAGTTCCTAAACAATTTTCTACTTGACTTTTGGGACAACGTAAAGAAAAATGAGGCTCACATTATTAATAGATGGCCGCCCAAATTAATGGCGCCCAATTGGAACTAGTTCCATAAATAACAAAGGCTTCAGAATTAGAACACTAAAGAACAGTACCATTTTGGAACATGATAAAAATACCATGTACAAGCTAATTGCCTGTCTTCATAAAATCATCTCAGAAAGAAAGACGGTCTTTCTCTGGGAGGACAAATTATGGTTAATATCATTGTCATTCACAAACTCATGCGATCATCAAACTGGATATGTCAAAAGCCTTTGATAAGGTATAATTCGGACTTTCTCATTAGAATTTTGAAATAATTTAGTTTTAGCAAACAAAATGTGGAATGGATAAAGAGTCATGTCTATAAGTCTAACCTCTAACAAGGAAAAGGGTGCATAGTTTAAGATATCTTGATACTCAAGCCAGAAAATTTCCTAAACCCAAATCCATTCATCATAATGGGTGCG is a genomic window of Cryptomeria japonica chromosome 7, Sugi_1.0, whole genome shotgun sequence containing:
- the LOC131062391 gene encoding ABC transporter I family member 1 isoform X1; translation: MARGPPIPKLLASRLSCIRNGQMVLRDINMTMHNGGGMILTGPNGSGKTTFLRVLTGFLKPSAGHLLWNGHDVTNSSIYELYKVELHWVGLKDAIKNKLSVVDNVEFWETLEGKSGRSRKALEFMGLGHVMNEPAQVLSVGQRKRVQLARLLAIPRPIWLLDEPSVGLDKDGVQKLEYIMEEHRRKGGMVFVATHVPIKLKDAMHLQFPPRILKSKTYMDLM